Proteins encoded together in one Etheostoma cragini isolate CJK2018 chromosome 11, CSU_Ecrag_1.0, whole genome shotgun sequence window:
- the si:dkey-57a22.15 gene encoding gamma-crystallin M2 encodes MGKIIFYEDKNFQGRSYECGNDCTDLHSYFSRCNSIRVESGCFMIYERPNFMGHQYFMRRGEYPDYQRWMGFSSCIRSCRMIPLYRGSYRLRIYEKPDFSGHMMEFMDDCPCVSDRFHHRHVYSSNVMNGFWIFYEYPNYRGRQYFLRPGEYRRYRDWCATCAIVGSFRRVTEF; translated from the exons ATGGGCAAG ATTATCTTTTACGAGGACAAGAACTTCCAGGGTCGGAGCTATGAGTGCGGCAACGACTGCACAGACCTTCACTCGTACTTTAGCCGATGCAACTCCATCAGGGTGGAGAGCGGCTGCTTCATGATCTATGAGCGACCCAACTTCATGGGCCACCAGTACTTTATGAGAAGGGGAGAGTACCCCGACTACCAGAGGTGGATGGGCTTCAGCAGCTGTATCCGCTCGTGCCGGATGATTCCACTG TATCGAGGATCCTACAGATTGCGTATCTATGAGAAGCCCGACTTCAGTGGCCACATGATGGAGTTCATGGATGactgtccctgtgtgtctgaCCGTTTCCATCACCGCCATGTCTACTCCAGTAATGTTATGAATGGCTTCTGGATCTTCTATGAGTACCCCAACTACCGAGGCCGACAGTACTTCTTGAGACCTGGGGAGTACAGGAGGTACCGCGACTGGTGCGCCACCTGCGCCATTGTCGGCTCCTTCAGGAGGGTCACCGAATTTTAG
- the LOC117953128 gene encoding gamma-crystallin S-1-like isoform X2: MDGKRANMPKIIFYEDKNFSGCSFECGNDCADLMCILKNCKSIKVESGCFMIYENSNYSGNQFCLTRGEYPDSQHWLSAIASVCSCRLIPEPGAFNLRLYERLEFGGKVMDLMDDCPSVIDRFQVNGIFSCNVTDGNWLFYEHPNYCGRMYLIRPGEYVRFSEWGGRSARVGSIKRILDY; this comes from the exons ATGGACGGAAAACGGGCCAACATGCCGAAG ATTATCTTCTATGAGGACAAGAACTTCTCTGGGTGTAGTTTTGAGTGCGGCAATGACTGTGCAGACCTGATGTGCATCCTGAAAAACTGCAAGTCCATCAAGGTGGAAAGCGGCTGCTTCATGATCTATGAAAACTCCAACTACAGTGGGAACCAGTTCTGCCTGACGAGAGGAGAGTATCCTGACAGCCAACACTGGCTGAGTGCCATCGCCTCAGTCTGCTCCTGTCGGCTCATCCCCGAG CCCGGGGCGTTCAACTTGCGCCTGTATGAGCGTCTGGAGTTCGGAGGTAAGGTGATGGACCTGATGGACGACTGCCCCAGCGTCATAGACCGGTTCCAAGTGAACGGCATCTTCTCCTGCAACGTGACCGACGGCAACTGGCTCTTCTATGAGCACCCTAACTACTGCGGCAGGATGTACCTGATAAGGCCTGGAGAGTACGTTAGGTTCAGTGAGTGGGGCGGAAGGAGCGCCAGGGTCGGCTCCATCAAACGTATTCTGGACTATTGA
- the LOC117953128 gene encoding gamma-crystallin S-1-like isoform X1, protein MDGKRANMPKIIFYEDKNFSGCSFECGNDCADLMCILKNCKSIKVESGCFMIYENSNYSGNQFCLTRGEYPDSQHWLSAIASVCSCRLIPEQPGAFNLRLYERLEFGGKVMDLMDDCPSVIDRFQVNGIFSCNVTDGNWLFYEHPNYCGRMYLIRPGEYVRFSEWGGRSARVGSIKRILDY, encoded by the exons ATGGACGGAAAACGGGCCAACATGCCGAAG ATTATCTTCTATGAGGACAAGAACTTCTCTGGGTGTAGTTTTGAGTGCGGCAATGACTGTGCAGACCTGATGTGCATCCTGAAAAACTGCAAGTCCATCAAGGTGGAAAGCGGCTGCTTCATGATCTATGAAAACTCCAACTACAGTGGGAACCAGTTCTGCCTGACGAGAGGAGAGTATCCTGACAGCCAACACTGGCTGAGTGCCATCGCCTCAGTCTGCTCCTGTCGGCTCATCCCCGAG CAGCCCGGGGCGTTCAACTTGCGCCTGTATGAGCGTCTGGAGTTCGGAGGTAAGGTGATGGACCTGATGGACGACTGCCCCAGCGTCATAGACCGGTTCCAAGTGAACGGCATCTTCTCCTGCAACGTGACCGACGGCAACTGGCTCTTCTATGAGCACCCTAACTACTGCGGCAGGATGTACCTGATAAGGCCTGGAGAGTACGTTAGGTTCAGTGAGTGGGGCGGAAGGAGCGCCAGGGTCGGCTCCATCAAACGTATTCTGGACTATTGA
- the LOC117953133 gene encoding gamma-crystallin M2-like — protein sequence MSKIIFYEDRNYQGRSYECDIDCPDMHPHFSRCNSIKVESGCWVLYEKPNYTGYQYVLTRGEYPDYQRWMGYNDTIRSCRTFSYTSEGPYRMRIYERPNLQGQMMEFSDDCESVQDQFRSRDIYSCNVMEGYWTLYEHPNYRGRQYFMRPGEYRKFSDWGATCATTGSFRRITDF from the exons ATCATATTTTACGAGGACAGGAACTACCAGGGTCGCTCCTATGAGTGCGACATCGACTGCCCTGACATGCATCCCCACTTCAGCCGCTGCAACTCCATCAAGGTGGAGAGCGGCTGCTGGGTGCTGTATGAGAAGCCCAACTACACCGGCTACCAGTACGTCCTGACCAGAGGAGAGTACCCAGACTACCAGCGCTGGATGGGCTACAACGACACCATCCGCTCCTGTCGTACCTTCTCATAT ACCAGCGAGGGCCCTTACCGCATGCGCATCTATGAGCGTCCCAACCTCCAGGGTCAGATGATGGAGTTCAGCGATGACTGCGAGTCGGTGCAGGATCAATTCCGTAGCCGTGATATCTACTCCTGCAACGTCATGGAGGGCTACTGGACCCTCTACGAGCACCCCAACTACCGCGGCCGGCAGTACTTCATGAGGCCCGGAGAGTACCGCAAGTTCAGTGACTGGGGGGCCACCTGTGCCACCACCGGGTCCTTCCGCAGAATCACAGATTTTTAA
- the LOC117953134 gene encoding gamma-crystallin M2-like translates to MGKIIFYEDRNFQGRSHECSSDSADLHSYFNRCNSIKVESGCFMVYERPNYMGNQYYLRRGEYSDNQRVIGMNDCVRSCRMIPQHQGSYRMRLYERADMAGQMHELVDDCPNVQDRLSMSDFNSCNVMDGHWLMYDQPNYKGRAYYLRPGEYRRYSDWGGVSPRVGSLRRISDLN, encoded by the exons ATGGGGAAG ATCATTTTTTACGAGGACAGAAACTTCCAGGGGCGCTCTCATGAGTGCAGCAGCGACAGTGCCGACCTGCACTCCTACTTTAACAGATGCAACTCCATCAAGGTGGAGAGCGGCTGCTTCATGGTCTACGAGAGACCCAACTACATGGGCAACCAGTACTACCTAAGGAGAGGAGAGTACTCTGATAACCAGCGTGTGATTGGCATGAACGACTGTGTCAGATCTTGCCGTATGATCCCCCAG CACCAAGGCTCCTACAGGATGAGGCTTTACGAACGCGCCGACATGGCCGGCCAGATGCACGAGCTGGTGGACGACTGCCCAAATGTCCAGGACCGCCTCAGCATGTCCGACTTCAACTCCTGTAACGTGATGGACGGCCACTGGCTGATGTATGACCAGCCCAACTACAAGGGCAGAGCGTACTACCTGAGGCCTGGAGAGTACAGGAGATACAGCGACTGGGGAGGCGTCAGCCCGAGAGTCGGCTCCCTCAGGAGAATCAGTGACTTGAACTGA